One stretch of Halobacillus litoralis DNA includes these proteins:
- a CDS encoding PucR family transcriptional regulator, producing the protein MTFNLLGKVRIPMEVKELILQAEDIHKATELISSKLKKPVIIENKNFELIAYSSAFDDFDQTQQKTILSKKCPIFIIDRLKKEGIVTRLEKQSDPIRVHPMEDLGFQQRVVIAAKHLGHTLGYVWVQESEQSLNAEEMEFLEEINGHLGKLIYDQFMKENAKEGRKEELLWQLLHHEYASESQFRHDASLAQLKVPDRFSVVVFSVTAPQYKSMLDDLENTVNRFRTNRHLYYLKTEFQLILFIEGRESDRFSSRDIARDLIDVVKVETGEEDFYHFLIGVGKEYTKIYYMRKSFLEALEVIETANFIGPRPETMPREFSKLGLYRYLAALYEKNSSEDYYSEDLLTLIKNDTTKQTDLLFTLEAYLANNGKGKQTANELFIHPNTLNYRIKQIQELTNIDFSDFNMKAYLYTELLLLNNVDSYYERYEAALQK; encoded by the coding sequence ATGACATTCAACCTACTCGGAAAGGTCAGGATTCCTATGGAAGTCAAAGAATTGATCCTTCAGGCAGAAGATATTCATAAAGCGACAGAGCTGATCAGTTCGAAGTTGAAGAAGCCTGTCATTATTGAAAATAAAAATTTCGAATTGATTGCCTATAGTTCGGCGTTTGATGATTTCGATCAGACACAGCAGAAAACGATTCTTTCGAAAAAATGTCCGATCTTCATTATCGATCGTTTAAAGAAAGAAGGCATTGTCACTCGTTTGGAAAAACAATCAGATCCTATCCGCGTCCATCCCATGGAGGATCTTGGATTTCAACAGCGTGTCGTCATTGCCGCCAAGCACCTTGGACATACGCTTGGGTACGTGTGGGTTCAGGAATCGGAGCAATCCTTGAACGCAGAGGAAATGGAATTTTTAGAGGAAATCAACGGCCATCTCGGGAAGTTGATCTATGATCAGTTCATGAAAGAGAACGCCAAAGAAGGACGTAAAGAGGAGCTTCTCTGGCAGCTCCTTCATCATGAATACGCCAGTGAAAGCCAGTTTCGTCATGATGCTTCTCTCGCTCAACTTAAGGTCCCGGATCGATTTTCAGTCGTTGTTTTTTCAGTGACTGCTCCTCAGTACAAGTCGATGCTGGATGATTTGGAAAACACGGTGAACCGCTTCCGTACGAACCGCCACCTGTATTACTTGAAAACCGAATTCCAATTGATTCTGTTTATTGAGGGGAGAGAATCCGACCGCTTTTCATCAAGGGATATCGCCCGTGACCTCATTGATGTGGTCAAAGTGGAAACAGGGGAGGAAGATTTTTATCATTTCCTCATTGGTGTCGGGAAAGAATACACGAAAATTTATTACATGCGAAAAAGCTTTCTTGAAGCGTTGGAAGTGATTGAGACCGCGAACTTCATCGGCCCGCGTCCTGAAACGATGCCGCGCGAGTTCTCCAAACTTGGTTTGTACCGCTACTTAGCGGCATTGTACGAAAAAAACAGTTCGGAGGATTACTACAGTGAAGACTTGCTGACGTTGATTAAAAATGACACGACGAAGCAGACGGACCTTCTCTTCACATTAGAAGCGTACCTTGCGAACAACGGGAAAGGAAAGCAGACGGCGAATGAACTGTTCATCCATCCCAATACACTGAATTATCGAATCAAGCAAATCCAGGAGCTTACGAACATCGATTTCTCTGATTTCAATATGAAGGCCTATTTATATACCGAGTTGTTGTTACTGAATAATGTAGACAGCTATTATGAACGATACGAAGCAGCGTTACAAAAATAA
- a CDS encoding fatty acid desaturase, protein MNKDKQRELKKSVSAFAKPDTKAGIRQLINTIIPFVLLWVLAYASLSVSVWLAVPVAMIAGGFVIRLFIIFHDCTHQSFLKSQKANRIIGTITGILTLFPFDKWKRSHSIHHATSGNLDKRGTGDIWVMTVDEYIEASWKERLAYRLYRNPIVMFGLGPLYLFLVSNRFNRKGAKKKERTNTYVTNIAVLAIYSLIIWAIGWEAFLIIQIPVLYVSGVLGIWLFYVQHQFEDSYFEDESEWDFVKAAVDGSSYYKLPKMLQWVSGNIGFHHVHHLAPRVPNYALEEAHEKTPPLKHATTITLATSLESIRFRLYDTENKTFISFKEVKPLLKKKRVAMIDQRQPSFQDE, encoded by the coding sequence ATGAACAAGGATAAACAACGAGAGCTGAAGAAAAGCGTTTCAGCCTTTGCGAAACCTGATACAAAAGCGGGCATTCGCCAGTTGATCAATACAATTATTCCATTTGTTTTATTATGGGTATTGGCCTATGCAAGCCTGTCCGTCTCTGTATGGCTTGCTGTTCCTGTCGCTATGATTGCTGGTGGATTCGTCATCCGTCTTTTCATCATTTTCCACGATTGTACACACCAGTCGTTCTTGAAAAGCCAAAAGGCCAACCGCATCATAGGGACGATCACAGGCATTCTAACGTTGTTTCCTTTCGATAAGTGGAAACGAAGCCATTCGATTCACCATGCAACAAGCGGAAACTTAGATAAACGCGGCACTGGCGACATTTGGGTCATGACCGTGGACGAGTATATAGAAGCGTCATGGAAAGAAAGACTCGCCTACCGCCTTTACCGTAACCCAATTGTCATGTTTGGCTTAGGACCGCTTTACTTGTTCCTTGTCTCCAACCGTTTTAATCGGAAAGGCGCCAAAAAGAAAGAGCGCACCAATACGTATGTGACAAATATTGCTGTTCTCGCCATCTACAGCTTGATTATTTGGGCGATCGGCTGGGAAGCATTCTTAATCATACAAATCCCCGTCCTGTACGTTTCAGGGGTCCTAGGCATCTGGTTGTTTTATGTCCAACACCAATTCGAAGATTCTTACTTTGAAGACGAGTCAGAATGGGATTTTGTAAAAGCAGCTGTCGATGGCAGCTCGTATTACAAGCTTCCTAAAATGCTTCAGTGGGTATCCGGCAACATTGGCTTCCACCATGTTCACCATCTAGCCCCTAGGGTTCCGAACTATGCGTTGGAAGAAGCGCACGAAAAGACACCGCCTTTGAAACACGCGACGACAATTACACTGGCCACGAGCCTTGAATCAATCCGATTCCGCCTCTATGATACAGAAAATAAAACATTCATATCCTTCAAGGAAGTGAAACCACTCCTGAAAAAGAAGCGCGTAGCCATGATCGATCAAAGGCAGCCAAGCTTCCAGGATGAATAA
- a CDS encoding proline dehydrogenase family protein → MEAISKNFFLYLSNNKLLDRFAKRFGSKFGADKIVGGETFSQAIPLIQQLNHEGLVVTVDHLGEFVDCEEESRDRAGECIRCIQQIASNQLQSEVSLKLTSLGLDISRELVMENMELILKEAQKHDITVTIDMEDSSRCGATLDIYQELKKDYPNLGTVVQSYLYRTDEDLDRLNECQPYLRLVKGAYKESGKVAFPEKHLVDNNLKHLIKKNLLNGNYTAIASHDDAIVDYTKKLVKEHNIPKDQFEFQMLYGMRNQMQKDLLEEGYKVRVYLPYGEDWYGYFMRRLAERPANIAFALKGVFSK, encoded by the coding sequence TTGGAAGCCATCAGTAAGAACTTTTTCTTATACCTTTCCAACAATAAGTTGTTAGATCGCTTCGCTAAGCGCTTTGGCAGTAAATTTGGGGCTGACAAGATAGTAGGGGGAGAAACGTTCTCCCAGGCAATTCCATTAATACAGCAATTGAACCATGAGGGTCTGGTCGTTACGGTTGACCATTTAGGAGAGTTTGTAGACTGTGAGGAAGAATCAAGAGACCGCGCAGGTGAATGCATCCGTTGTATTCAACAGATTGCGAGTAACCAGCTGCAGTCGGAAGTATCTCTGAAACTGACATCGCTTGGACTGGACATCAGTCGCGAGCTGGTCATGGAGAATATGGAACTTATTTTGAAAGAAGCCCAGAAACACGACATCACGGTGACCATTGATATGGAAGACTCGTCACGGTGCGGGGCTACTTTAGATATTTATCAGGAGTTGAAAAAGGACTACCCGAATCTGGGTACGGTCGTTCAGTCTTATCTTTATCGAACCGATGAGGATCTTGATCGACTGAATGAGTGCCAACCTTACTTGCGCCTTGTGAAAGGGGCTTATAAGGAATCGGGAAAAGTGGCTTTTCCTGAAAAGCATCTCGTCGACAATAATTTGAAGCATCTGATCAAGAAAAATTTGTTGAACGGCAACTATACAGCCATTGCAAGTCACGACGATGCGATTGTCGATTATACGAAAAAGCTTGTGAAAGAGCACAACATTCCGAAAGACCAGTTTGAATTCCAGATGCTTTACGGAATGAGGAATCAAATGCAGAAAGATCTTCTTGAAGAAGGGTACAAAGTAAGAGTGTATCTTCCTTATGGAGAAGACTGGTATGGGTACTTCATGAGAAGACTCGCCGAAAGACCAGCGAACATCGCCTTTGCATTAAAAGGTGTTTTCAGTAAATAA
- a CDS encoding bacteriorhodopsin, producing MSEYIVSLHWIYTFVMLAGALTFLYLSRNPRGVPKYEYVIAIIIPSWSGAAYLSIALGQGLLEQPDKTVYFARYLDWVVTTPLLLLALALTAMFYEKKKDKALIAALVAADVFMILTGLIADFSSETIKYIWYVLGVVALVIILYIVWYPLRKIAAKGGTELKKHYQRTAAYLTIFWVCYPTAWIIGPSGVGWTQQATEITAFIILPILSKVGFSLLDVGGLRRLQLSGVDD from the coding sequence ATGAGTGAATATATTGTTTCGCTGCATTGGATTTATACGTTCGTCATGTTGGCTGGGGCTTTGACGTTTCTATATTTAAGTCGGAATCCGCGGGGTGTTCCGAAGTATGAGTATGTGATTGCGATTATTATTCCTTCATGGTCGGGAGCCGCTTACTTATCCATTGCCTTAGGACAAGGATTGCTCGAACAGCCTGACAAAACTGTGTACTTTGCCCGTTACTTAGACTGGGTGGTAACAACGCCCCTCCTATTGCTCGCACTCGCTTTGACCGCCATGTTTTATGAGAAGAAAAAAGACAAAGCCTTAATCGCTGCTTTAGTAGCAGCTGACGTATTTATGATTCTGACTGGTTTGATTGCCGACTTCTCCTCCGAGACCATCAAATACATCTGGTATGTACTCGGTGTAGTTGCTCTAGTCATCATCCTTTATATTGTTTGGTATCCGTTAAGGAAGATTGCTGCCAAAGGTGGGACGGAACTGAAAAAACACTACCAGCGAACCGCCGCTTACCTGACTATCTTTTGGGTCTGTTACCCGACAGCCTGGATTATTGGCCCTTCTGGAGTCGGGTGGACACAGCAAGCGACAGAGATCACAGCATTCATCATCCTCCCCATCCTATCCAAGGTTGGATTTAGCCTCCTCGATGTAGGAGGACTTCGGCGGTTGCAGCTTTCAGGCGTTGATGATTGA
- a CDS encoding universal stress protein, with the protein MTKRILVAYDGSDLSREAVWEARNQACETSNREIHIVSVVKPTGPATNAAVSHSIGDEMAGKLRSEMDGLKEELASPDVGVITEVIVSDVQENPGIGICKYAEEQAVDLIIVGNRGLGKVKKMLLGSVSNNVVQHATCPVLVMK; encoded by the coding sequence ATGACCAAACGAATTCTCGTTGCGTACGATGGGAGTGACTTAAGTAGAGAAGCGGTATGGGAAGCAAGGAATCAGGCGTGTGAAACTTCTAATAGAGAAATTCATATTGTATCTGTCGTTAAACCCACAGGTCCAGCAACAAATGCTGCGGTCTCCCATAGTATAGGGGACGAAATGGCAGGGAAGTTGCGTTCAGAAATGGATGGACTGAAAGAAGAATTGGCTTCACCTGATGTGGGTGTCATTACAGAAGTCATCGTTAGTGATGTACAAGAAAACCCTGGTATCGGTATTTGTAAATATGCGGAGGAGCAAGCGGTGGACTTGATCATCGTCGGGAACCGCGGCCTTGGAAAAGTGAAAAAAATGTTATTGGGAAGTGTCAGTAATAACGTCGTCCAACATGCCACCTGCCCCGTATTAGTTATGAAATAA